One Pseudomonas syringae CC1557 genomic window, CACTCGCCGATCAGCGCACGGACATTGTCGGTCTTTCCGCTGACCTATCCAAATATACTGATCTGCATATTTTTGCGAAGGCACACCCCGACCGTTTCTACCAGATGGGCATGGCTGAACAGCTGCTGATGAGCGCCGCTGCCGGCATGGCTCGGGAAGGCTTTGTCCCTTTCGCCACCACCTATGCGGTATTCGCGTCCCGCCGCGCTTACGACTTCATCTGTATGGCGATCGCGGAAGAGAATCTCAACGTCAAAATCGTCTGCGGCTTGCCAGGCCTGACTACTGGATACGGCCCAAGCCACCAGGCGACCGATGATCTAGCGATCTTTCGTGCCATGCCGAATCTGATGATTGTTGACCCATGCGATGCACTGGAAATCGAGCAAGCCGTTCCAGCGATAGCGGCTCATCAAGGGCCCGTGTACATGCGTCTGCTGCGAGGCAACGTCCCATTGGTGCTGGACGAATACGGCTATAAGTTCGAAATCGGTAAAGCCAAAACTTTGCGCACCGGCAACGATGTCCTGATTATTTCGACAGGATTAATGACGATGCGAGCATTGGAAGCCGCCAAAGAGTTACAAGCTGATGGGGTAGACGTTGCGGTGCTTCACGTCCCGACCATCAAGCCTCTGGACGAGCAGACCATCCTTGCCGAGGCCAGAAAGCCAGGTCGACTGGTAGTCACAGCAGAGAATCACTCGATTATTGGGGGCTTGGGCGAGGCTGTGGCCACGGTATTGTTGCGCAACGGCGTTACACCCACCTTCCGGCAAATCGCACTACCTGATGCCTTCCTTGACGCAGGCGCTCTTCCTACGCTGCATGATCGCTATGGTATTTCTACGCCAGCAGTGTGCACGCAAATCAAAGGATGGCTGTAACAGCTAAGCCAGGGGGCTGGTGCAGCTCCCTTCTGTAACGGGAGAAGACAATGAACTGTAATCAGCTTCTCGACCCATCCTATGCATATTTCCTGGACGAGCCATCCAGCGAGTGGACACTCGCAACACTACCCGAGATCAGAAACCGGATAAATTCCAGCTTCAAAGCTGCAGGGACAGGCCGTTGCGAACATCGCTGGACATCGGACTCCCCTGACACTACTGGCATTCGCCTATGCCTGTATCGGCCTGACCAGGCTGACGAGGGTGTTCTGCTTCCATGCATTATGTATATCCATGGCGGCGGATTTGTCCTGGGTCGGCCTGAAATGGTCGATGATTATTTAGCGGAGTTGGCGAATGAGCTCAACTCAGTGATCGTTGCAGTGGACTACCGGCTAGCCCCTGAGCACCCATTTCCGATCCCGCTGGAGGATTGCTATACCGCTTTGAGCTGGACTTTTACCAACAGCCTTTCGGTTGGTATCGACACCGAACACGTCGTTCTCATGGGGCATAGCGCGGGGGGTGGGCTCGCTGCTTCGTTGGCACTTCTGGCTCGTGAAAGAAACCAATACCGCATCTCCGGCTTAATGATGATTTACCCAATGCTGGATCACCGCACGGGTTCGTTGGCGACCACTGCTGATAACCCTACGACAGGAAAGCTGAGCTGGTCGCGGGAAGCAAACCAATTCTGCTGGGAATGTTTACAGGGTTCTTACAGCCCCAGTGATGAGAAGGCGTTTTACTTCTCCCCGGCTCTTGCGGTGAGACTGCAGGGGTTACCGCCGAGCTTTATCTGCGTGGGGGCTTTGGATCTTTTTTTAGAAGAGGACGTGAATTTCGCGCTTAATCTATCCCGATCCGGGGTTGCCACAGAGATGCACGTTTATCCCGGCGTACCTCACATGTTCGATCTGGGCCCAGGGGATGTCACTGACCGATGTCGGCGGGATATAGCGGCAGCGCTGAGGAGAATGTTGGCGCGATAGTGACCATAGGCAAGTCAACAAAGCCTTCACTGTGTATCAGATCCACCGGGTAGCTTACGCCCCAAGCGGCACAGTTTTTTCGCCACCTGAAAAACCGTCGTATCGTCGGGTCATCCGTAGTCAGTTGATTGTTTGGAATGACTGGTGGTTATACGTGGGCGCCCCAGATTTTGGTTCCTTATGGCCACCTTTATGACGGGAAGCTCGGAGGTCACTCCCCTGACTATTGCGGTGCGGGGGCGTTGACAGGGTGTGGCGCAAGCTCGAATCAAAAGCGTCGGTGCGAGGGGAGCGGGCGCTCTGAATTTGGCAGGAGGCTGACAGCTATACCGCAAACGTCACTCATGCTTTTGGTTGAAGATGATTGGTCAGATGTTCTGATTCGGAATTTCGGTACAGAGTGAGAAGGATTGAAAGCAGGTTTTTGGGTTATTTGAGTTGGGGGGGCAGGCTAACCGTGCGTCAGGGCTTATTGTTATTCATTGACCTTGCCCCCGAGAAACGTATCCCTTAACCCGGCATCCGGGTTGGGTATCTAAGGTTGCAGCATTTTCCAGTTCTTCTCGTATTGCATCGGACTTACGTAAAGCAGTGTTGAGTGAAGGCGATCCTGGTTGTACCACAGCAGCCAGTTCATGACCTCGTCCTTGGCGGCGCGTCGGGTCTTGAATTTCAGGCCATGCAGGCGCTCCACTTTAAGCGAACCAAACACGGTCTCGCTGCACGCGTTATCCCAGCAGTTGCCGCGTCGACTCATGGAACTGGCGATCCCGTAGGCCAAGAGGGTATTTCGGAAGTCGAAGCTGGCGTACTGACTTCCCCGATCACTATGAAACAGTAACCCTGACTCCTTTGGTGGGTGGCGCTTGAACCAGGCCATGCGCAACGCATCGATCACCAAACTGCTTTTCATCCGCTCATCCATCGACCAACCCACGATTTGACGGCTGAACAGGTCGATAACGACGGCCAAAAATAACCAGCCCTCATCGGTCGGGATATAGGTGATGTCACCCACCCAAGCCTTGTCTGGCTCCGTCACAGTGAACTGACGATCCAGAAGATTGGGTGAAATCGGCAAGTCATGGGCGCTATCGGTCGTGACCCTGAAACGTCTTTTGCCCTTGCCGTAAATGCCGTGGAGCTGCATCAGCTTTTGCACACGCTCCTTGCCGACACGAACACCGTCAGCCAGCAACCCCCGCCAGATCCGAGGCCAACCGTAACTGCCACGGCTACGGGCATGAGCAACGCGGATGTGCACGAGCAATGCCGTGTCGCTGACACCTCGTTGAGGGCCATTGGCTGCACAGCGGACTTGGTGACCGTGAAAGCCGGTAGCACTGACGCCCAGCACCCGGCATTGCACGCCAATAGGCCAGAGACGCCGATTATCAAAGATGAACGCGTACTTCAGCTGGATGCTTTTGCGAAGTACGCCGTCGCCTTTTCCAGAATGTCGCGCTCCATCTTGACGCGCGTCAGCTCGGCTCGCAGACGGCTTATCTCCATCTGCTCGGGAGTGACAGGCTTGATGTCAGCGCCGGTCAGCCTGCCTTGTCGATGAGCCTTTACCCAGTTGAACAGGGTTTGGTCAGACATACCCAGAGAACGGGCAGCGGCAGCAAGTGTCAGGCCGGTATCAACCAGTCGCACGGCCTCAAGCTTGAACTCGAGGGTGTATTTAACGCGGTCTGTCTTGGACTTAGTCATGTCGTATCCTTGCGGCTATTGAGATGCATGGCAAGGGATACGTTTTTCAGGGGCAACGTCACATTTCTGCACAGAAGAAGATCTTCGCTCACCACTCCCTATGCTCATCACTTTGGTTTGATGCCTAGGTGGAGAGACATGAGCCATTGAAGCGAAAGGCTGTACCGAATGGGTAGGTGGGTTTTACGCTGAGAAGCCTTGAAAGGTGGAGCGGGTAGAGGGAGTCGAACAGGTACGGTTTTTAAAGGCTTGCGGAGGGGGATTATCCATCACCATACACATGACCATACACGGTGTTAGGGGCTACGCCGGATCGGCTAGCCCCATCAGTTCATGCCTTCAGGCAGCGTCGCGTCTGGTCGCACCTCGCTCCAGCTTTTTAGCTGCTATCCACGCCTCAACCTCGGCCAGGTCGAACCGAACCCGAGCTCCCCGGCTGGCGCTGGTTTTGATCGGTTCCGGGAAGGTCTTGTCACGTACGCGCAACTTATTCAGTCCGGACACCGATCCCATCCCCAGCATCTTCACAACTTCTGGATTGCCCACCAGCTTGGTGTTTTGAAACTCGCTCATGTCATGCCCTCGGTTTGTCATGTCGCTCTGCCTTCCTGACTCGTCAGGTTTTGGTCTGTTGCTGAAACTGCCGCATCACGGCCGCGCGTCACTCGCGTAGGAAAAGCCTCTCCCTCCCAGTTGCCTGGGTTGCCGCGAATTCGCTCGCGCTCTTGATACATGTGCGGACGCTTTTCGCTGAACGCCTGGGCGCATGCCTCAAAGCGTTTGCCCCCGTCCTCCATCGCTATCAACTGCTGGCCAACCTGCGAGCCGATCTGCACCCAGCCGGACTTGTCGCGTCCGAAGTTTTCCGTCTTGAAAAGGCGGTATCGGTTGCGATGGCCTGTGCCTGGCGAGCTGGACTCGGTGTTCATGTAGAACTGCACGCCGTCCTGGCGGGCGTGTAGGACTGTCTTAGCCATCAGATCGGTCTCCTGATTCCGCCACGGTACGAAGCTTCAGCGCGATCCCGCAGGAGTTGGCCAAGCCAGTCAACTGGCCCACGGTCGTGGCCGGGTCTTGAAGTGCCTGACCGAACCGAATCAGACGCTCGCCCAGGCTCTCGAACTCGGTGCGCAGGTGGAGCTGGGGGCCTTGGCTGAGTGTGCTCATGCCTGCTGCTCCTGGTCAGCCTTTGCAGCTTCGTGCGCAGCGGCCTTGGCCAGCGCATCAAGCAAGAGCTCTTGCCGCTCCTGGCCATGCAGGTACAGGCGAAGGGCGCGGATCACGACGGTGTTCATGCTGGTGTCGCTTGATGCCGCTGCACGCTCGACCTCGCTTCGCATGTCGCCCGGGAAGCGCACAACGAACTTGTCTGCACCGCGGCTACCACCTTCATACCGCTGCATGGCGATCACTCCCGGTGCGAGGGTTGGCCAACTTGGCGGTACGCATCTCGGAGCGGTCGACAGCCAAGTCTGCCGGAGCATCAATGCCCAGACGGATCTGGCCATCGCGGCCACTGATCACGGTAATTTTGATGTTGTCGCCAATGACAATTGATTCGCCGAAGCGACGGGTTAGACACAGCATGGTGCAACTCCTTTTGGTTTCTACAGGCAAGCCGAGGGCCTGCCGCGATTGTTGGCTTTCGCAAAATCAGGTTTGTGTTAGGCGGCTTGGAAAGCCTCAAAGCGGCCGACGGAAACGCGGCTCTCAATGCGACGCTCGCCTGGACGGCGAACTCGATTGAATGAATTGTCATTGGTGGCCGACTGGCCGACGAGAATTGCGCACAAGGTGATGATCATTGGACTGATCAAACCGCGCCGAAATGCTTCTGCAACAAGGGCGGGGCGCTTGTAAACGCCGAGCTTGTGCATGCAGGATTCGATGCGGCCTTTGATTGATCTCGGCGAGAGACCGTCATGCTTGGCGATCTCCTTGTCGGTATGACCGGCAGCTACGGCAAGCAGGCACGACAGCTCACGCTCGGCAAGGCCAAGACCGAGTTTTCCTTTCCATGTGCCATTGCTGATGTATTGCATGAGGAGCCACCCGTGACCAAAGTTGTCGTCTGGCGGCTATAGTGCTGGCGGGATTTATCTATGTCAATCCCTGCGGGATTATATTTTACAGGCCAGGTATTTTTGCGTCGATAACGCGCCCGATTATTTCCCAGTTGCCGTCGATTTCGATCGGTTTAAAGCCTGGGTTGAGGGGCATCAAGTATGCGACCCCGGCGTCGTTTAGGTACTGCTTGAAAGTGGTTTCGCCATCAAGATGACGGGCTACGTAGAACTTGCCGCTGATTAAATCGAAGCCTTCTGGCTGAACGAGTATTTTCGTTCCTTCTGGAAAGCTCGGAACAGCTTGCGTAGTCATCGATGGGCCTTTTACGTCAAGCCAATACCCTCCCGCACCAGCATTTTCGGTCGATCCTAGATACTCCTCGGCATGACCCGCAACATAATCAGTGGGCGATTCGGCTCTATCTCCCGCTGCAATCCAACTGATTAACGGGTAGCTCATCGCAGGCCGCCAAGGGTGTAGAGCGGGCGATACATTGGAAACACCATCGGTTTCAGTTGAATAAGTTTCACGCATTTGCCGAGCCAGTTCGCGTAGATCCTGGCTGGAAACCGTCATTTCTCCGATGGCCTTTGCCAGCCTTGGACTGAACTGCTCAACACGAGTGCCAAGGACTTTGGCGACCTTTGCGGCGAACTCCATATTCAACGCATTGCGCCCATTTAGATAATGGCTAAGTGACCCCTGATTCATGCCCAGTAGCTCGCCCACCTTTTCCTGGGTGAGGCCCAGACGATCCTTGTTTGCCAGGTAAATCGCCTTGAGGGCAGCACATTCGGCAAGTTCTTCTTCGGACAACGGTCGTTTTTTCATGGGTGAACCTTATGGGCAGCGGGATTTTGAATCAAATCCCGCAGGCATTGACTTTTATAAATCCCGCTAGCACTATTTAAAAGAACCGAAATAGTGGAGTCACCCCGGTGCAACGAATTCCTCTTGCTGAATACGCAGCTAAGCGACATGCCGGTACAGCCGAAAAGCTCGGAATGAGCCAGGGCTCGTTAAGCAAGGCTATCCGTGAAGGGCGATCCATCTTCGTGATCGTGTCCGACGACGGCAAACTGTCCGCCCTCGAAGAGAAACCGTTTCCAAGTCAGCGGCGAGGCAACTCAGCTCACCGATGCACAAATAATAATCCCGCAGGCTCTGAATTGTCAGGCTCAAAAGTACCTGTTAATCCATCCAGTACCCAGCAGGCTTCCCAGTGACCGCCTGCCAATCCAAGTTTTTGCTGTCCGGCTAACCCAAACGCCAGGCACAAAAAAGCCCGACCTAAGTCGAGCCTTTTGTTCAGCACCCGCGCCAACGGGAGCTGCACATTCACTTTGCTTCGAGAAAATCAAAATGAAATCAGAAAATATCACCCGTTCAACTTCAGCGCAAGTATCCCTCCTCACCAAAGGCGTTGAGTTTGGCGAAACGCCAATTGCAAACCGAGGCGAATGTCTGTTTCAGACAGTTCCTGAAATGGCAGTTGAAGACGCTCTGCAGAAAGCCCGGACGCTGTCTTTAGGGCTCTCCCAGATTTGCGAGGACATGAGCGAGTCCATCAATTACGGGAATCTCGTTCACTGCGATGGCATGTCAGTTC contains:
- a CDS encoding LuxR C-terminal-related transcriptional regulator; amino-acid sequence: MQYISNGTWKGKLGLGLAERELSCLLAVAAGHTDKEIAKHDGLSPRSIKGRIESCMHKLGVYKRPALVAEAFRRGLISPMIITLCAILVGQSATNDNSFNRVRRPGERRIESRVSVGRFEAFQAA
- a CDS encoding LexA family transcriptional regulator; amino-acid sequence: MKKRPLSEEELAECAALKAIYLANKDRLGLTQEKVGELLGMNQGSLSHYLNGRNALNMEFAAKVAKVLGTRVEQFSPRLAKAIGEMTVSSQDLRELARQMRETYSTETDGVSNVSPALHPWRPAMSYPLISWIAAGDRAESPTDYVAGHAEEYLGSTENAGAGGYWLDVKGPSMTTQAVPSFPEGTKILVQPEGFDLISGKFYVARHLDGETTFKQYLNDAGVAYLMPLNPGFKPIEIDGNWEIIGRVIDAKIPGL
- a CDS encoding IS3 family transposase (programmed frameshift), which codes for MTKSKTDRVKYTLEFKLEAVRLVDTGLTLAAAARSLGMSDQTLFNWVKAHRQGRLTGADIKPVTPEQMEISRLRAELTRVKMERDILEKATGVLRKSIQLKYAFIFDNRRLWPIGVQCRVLGVSATGFHGHQVRCAANGPQRGVSDTALLVHIRVAHARSRGSYGWPRIWRGLLADGVRVGKERVQKLMQLHGIYGKGKRRFRVTTDSAHDLPISPNLLDRQFTVTEPDKAWVGDITYIPTDEGWLFLAVVIDLFSRQIVGWSMDERMKSSLVIDALRMAWFKRHPPKESGLLFHSDRGSQYASFDFRNTLLAYGIASSMSRRGNCWDNACSETVFGSLKVERLHGLKFKTRRAAKDEVMNWLLWYNQDRLHSTLLYVSPMQYEKNWKMLQP
- a CDS encoding carbon storage regulator — translated: MLCLTRRFGESIVIGDNIKITVISGRDGQIRLGIDAPADLAVDRSEMRTAKLANPRTGSDRHAAV
- a CDS encoding Cro/CI family transcriptional regulator → MQRIPLAEYAAKRHAGTAEKLGMSQGSLSKAIREGRSIFVIVSDDGKLSALEEKPFPSQRRGNSAHRCTNNNPAGSELSGSKVPVNPSSTQQASQ
- a CDS encoding alpha/beta hydrolase, coding for MNCNQLLDPSYAYFLDEPSSEWTLATLPEIRNRINSSFKAAGTGRCEHRWTSDSPDTTGIRLCLYRPDQADEGVLLPCIMYIHGGGFVLGRPEMVDDYLAELANELNSVIVAVDYRLAPEHPFPIPLEDCYTALSWTFTNSLSVGIDTEHVVLMGHSAGGGLAASLALLARERNQYRISGLMMIYPMLDHRTGSLATTADNPTTGKLSWSREANQFCWECLQGSYSPSDEKAFYFSPALAVRLQGLPPSFICVGALDLFLEEDVNFALNLSRSGVATEMHVYPGVPHMFDLGPGDVTDRCRRDIAAALRRMLAR
- a CDS encoding transketolase family protein produces the protein MSTSNNSSAQAPAAVKKKLTTSAMIASIASEGQATKSAPFGHALAALADQRTDIVGLSADLSKYTDLHIFAKAHPDRFYQMGMAEQLLMSAAAGMAREGFVPFATTYAVFASRRAYDFICMAIAEENLNVKIVCGLPGLTTGYGPSHQATDDLAIFRAMPNLMIVDPCDALEIEQAVPAIAAHQGPVYMRLLRGNVPLVLDEYGYKFEIGKAKTLRTGNDVLIISTGLMTMRALEAAKELQADGVDVAVLHVPTIKPLDEQTILAEARKPGRLVVTAENHSIIGGLGEAVATVLLRNGVTPTFRQIALPDAFLDAGALPTLHDRYGISTPAVCTQIKGWL
- a CDS encoding helix-turn-helix transcriptional regulator, coding for MSEFQNTKLVGNPEVVKMLGMGSVSGLNKLRVRDKTFPEPIKTSASRGARVRFDLAEVEAWIAAKKLERGATRRDAA
- a CDS encoding Arc family DNA-binding protein encodes the protein MQRYEGGSRGADKFVVRFPGDMRSEVERAAASSDTSMNTVVIRALRLYLHGQERQELLLDALAKAAAHEAAKADQEQQA